The sequence below is a genomic window from Ipomoea triloba cultivar NCNSP0323 chromosome 10, ASM357664v1.
TCAATTCCACCGCAAGGAGTTATTAACCTCTCCTTCTGAAAGTCAAATTCTAATTAAAGAGTTTCTTCTCGTCTCAATTGGAAAAATACATTCTGTAAAATTAGCATAACGTAGCCCAATcattatatcatttttttttcaattcaaatggATCTATTTTTAAAGTCAATTTCTTTTCACTCTATCTATTTTGAACGTACaatatattgttttctttgtctCACTTAGAAGAATCCGAATGCACTTTGACCCAACTCAAATCATAAatggacccacatatatttgtgcCACAAAATaacacttaaaatgtcattttatactaaaatttcCAACAAACTCTGTGGACAAAGGAACTAAAATAAAACCTTTTGAACTTCATATACTGAAATACATGGACATATGTTGAGTgtattaaagtaaaataatcattataatatatacaactCCTCAACCAAACAAGTTTATATTACATACTTCAGTTTTAACCAAGCACATGATTCTAACACATTATCAGGAATCTAACATTTCCAGAAATATTAAGGTAATCTGCCAAACAACCCATTAATagtatattacggagtaatagataagtttattatacttttaattCATGAATTATAATGTTATTTCCACATTTAGCTCTTAACTTTGATTTGTTTCATTTTagttttcaactttaaaaaatattccacttttaatctaaaatattcAAACTCGAAATTTCGGAGGGAGTCAAAACAAATTTCAATTCGAATAATTAATGGttagaataaaaagaaaaatcagttaattcaattaaaattgaGTGACTCCCCTGTGAGAATGCCTCACAGATCCTTGTTCTTGAGACAGGTGGGttcaagataaaaatgtaatacttatactaaaaaatataatactaattaggtaTAAAGTGCGGGTTACTTATAAGGTTttgtataatacttttgaagaaaaaatgtaacGAGTAATACTTTTTCAttcaaatgtaaaagtattacatttttcttcaaaagtgtAATTTATGACATACCTCAATGTTCAACTAGGCTCGGGGTTTTACACTCCACAAGTTTAGCCATCAGCTCGGAGAATGCCAACTCAGTAGCTTCCTTCGCCTTTCGTCTGTCCCAAAACGCATCCAGTACAGCAGTCCATGTTCCTGTTCCAGGTATGCATCCATCAATCACCATCTCCTCGATAATACGAGCAGATTTGTGCAGGTCTCCTTTCTTGCAAAAGTGATCAACAAGAAGTTCGAATGTCTCCGCCTCGACTGAAATTCCTCGAGTTCTTATGCTTAGATATAATTGGAAAGCACGATTTGGATCATTTCCAACACAAAGTCCTTGGACTACTGTGTTATGAATCTTAACATGAAGGCTCCAAGTTACCCGATTGGGGAGGACCCCACTAAGAACCATCTCATCAAGGTAATTAGCGGCTTCCTGGAACTTGTTAATCTCACAAAATAGACTGATAATTTTCCAGTACAACCCTGCGTCAGGTTGTAACCCCTGAAgcttaattttatcaaaaatcTCCAATGCTTCACGAAGTTTACCTTCTCTACATAGTCCATGAATTAAGGTGCTGTAAGTTATAATATTTGGAACCTTACGTTCACTAATCATCATCTCCAATAGCTCCATGGCTTGTAAAGAACGTCCACTCTTGCAAAGACCGTCCATAAGACAGCTGTAAGTAAACACGTTGGGCTCAACAAGTTTGATTTTCATATCCTCAAGCAATCCTGTGGCTCCATCCAAGTCATTACAGAGACAAAGACCATGAATCAAAGCAGTATAGGTGATAACAGTTGGTAAACAACCTTTTGCTTCCATCTCCCTGAAAAGTTCTTTTGCTTCAAGAATCCTCCCCAATTTACAAAGCCCATTAATGATAGTACCATACGTGTATGGATCCGGATTACATCCATGTTTAGGCATCTCACGAAATATATTAAAAGCGGCATCCATTGTTTTGTCATTCTTGCAAAGCGCTTTAATGAGAATATTGAGCGAAGCAGTGCTAGGAGGGATACCTTTTTCCCTCATGTAACGGTAAAACTTAAAAGCTGTTTTCAACCGGTTTTCGTTCACAAGAATAGAGAAAACTGTAATATAAGACTTCTGGGTAGGTTCACAATCGTAATCCTTCATCTTTTGGAAGATCCTGACCACATCAAGTGGCTTGTGAACCCGTCCATAGGCTCTACACATAGAGAGGAAGACGTCCTCTGTAATCATACAATTCTCCTCCTTCATTCTAGCAAGCATATCCTCAGCTGACTTAAACCGGTTGGCAGAAAGCAATCTTGAGATTATGATACCAAAGGTGCCATTATCATGCCTGAAGCCATTAGTATACTCTGCTGTTGCAGCATCAAATATTAGAATAGCTTTCTGTATGTCTTTTTCCGCTTTAATTAACTGCTCAACCAGGCATGCTGTGATTTGCTTAGGCCACTTGATCACGGTCTTGCAACCCATTTATGCACCCTAAATAAATACTGTCAAAGAAGAATGTAATTGAAAATCAGGAAACAAATAGTTTGACTCTCAATAAGAAATGGATGTAGGAAAATTTTCTAGCAGAGGCATTTTATCAAGAGGGGTGAATCTGTTATATTTAGTTAAAAACTAGTCCCAGGCAGACATGTTGCGGAAAACATAGTTCCCAACAATGAAATCAGCTCTTTTATATCAAAGTGCGTATATTGAAAGCTATCGAAGCATGCACATCCAAAGCTATTGAAGTCATATTGGTCATATCCAAAGGTACTATAGAGTCTATAGTTGGAAGTTTACATTAGCATCAACAAAAACTCCTAGAAGAAATATGAGGCAAAGGGATGATTGGCTACCTAGGTTGTCATCTTCTAGTTATAGATTTAGGACACTATCACACTACCCAACTTTTCATTTCATTCCTTTTGTATAATTTCTTCTAAAAATTTAGCACGATATTCACCTACAGATCTGAACATAGAGGAGCAGTAAGCTATAAGCTATAGAGTCTATGTTCACATTTGATGCTTGAAGGTTCAAGCAATATACAAACATAGTAGAAAATCAAACGCTTCTACTAGGTATCAATGTTTTAGATATACAAACAACACCATGTAGACAAAATCACAAAAATGAAAGCTACAAAATCCACCAAAATATACACAAATCCAGGCAGACAATATACCAAAAATATACACAAATCCACAGCCCACAGGTGCAGTCCACAGCTGCAACCATAGCAGGCAGCCACGTTGCAAGTTAGAACCGGCTTCTAAGATCCATCATAATTCCATTCTAAGTCCAAACCATCCAAATTTAGGATCATCAAAACTAGAGCTAACACAGTAAGGCATATAGTCCAGAGTTCTTGAAAATGAGTAATAGGAATATCTCAAcataacaacaaaaaataaaaaaataaaaaaaattctcttttaATTGTATAGAAGTTCCAAATCAAACAATGAAGAGCCTAGATGACCACATTTGACAGATGAGTACTCTGAATTTTAGCAAACATGGTATTAATAACTAAACAGAAGTTTAAAAATCTCAAAATCAAAGCTAACAAtgatagaaaataataaaagtgtGATCGTAAGCATACCTATTAGAGATGATAAAGGAAGTGCCGTGCAAGCCACCTACCTCCGCTTGCGACGAGAGGAAGAAGATAAAGCAAGGCCGGAGCTTTGACTTTTCTCGCTAATTAAATTTCAGGTGTCATTTTGGTTGCTAattttccaaaaaagaaaagaaagtttcagatttcttgcaatggtAAAACCATTTTTCATGAATACAGAGTAACGCAACCTACTTGGAGTTGGTCCGCCACCGCCTGCTTCCGGTCGTCACTCCACCGCCGCACCTCAGCTCGTCCGCCAGTCCGCGGTAACTACGCACGAATTTTGGGAGGGACTGCGGGGTCGACGTCTCTTCACAGAAGGGTAAAAATTGGAATTGGGGATTAGGGTCTTGTGCTTCCAGTTATCACTCCACGGCCTGCTTCCGGTCGTCACTCTTCCGCAGCACCTCAACTCGTTCACCAATTCGCCGCAATTTGGGAGGGAGTGAGGGAGTAGCCGACTAGGTAGTCGCCTTCTCTCCATTTTAGtgtattcaaatattcaattatcatttttgtaattttagtggtttttatagaatttttttaaacttttaaacttacctaaagaaaatgttttctcaaaaataattttcataaaattactcatttttgaaaaattattttagtttctTAGTGGTTGGTTGAACTCTAAagataaagattaaaaaattatctttttttatttgactgaaaattaattttatatatatatatatatatatatatatatatgtgtgtgtgtgtgtgtgtgtgtgtgtgtttctttcatttttctaaaaataaacatattattttatataataataataataatataataataataatagcaataaacaattataatataatatataataataacaataataatagtattgtagtaataataagtggtagtggtagtggtaatTCGGAAACTAGCTTGAAAAGAAATGCTATagaaaaaagtttagaaaataaatgaaatttaatgCGAAGTAACGCTGATTTCAAGATCAATACATAATCACTTTGTTAACACTTAATGAATACTATGTGCAATAGAGTTACGAAGTAATAGTTTTAGAACTAGTTGAGGAAGTAGTTCATTGATGAATTCTGGCATATAGCAAGAATTAGGGAATTAACCACAACATACAAGAACACAGGAAATTTGTTAATCCAGTTCGGAATAACCATTCCTACATATGGGGGACATCACAGAAACAGTAGCCAATTCTTCATTCATAATCAATGTGAACATTTTACCAAACATAGTGATATGATCGAAGCACTTCGATCTCCTTGGCTACACCATAGCCTTCAAACATGAAGAAACTTCTTGAAGAATTGATGAAGGATCTCCCGATCTTCCAAGTTGAGTCTCCCCCTCAATTGCAGCTCTCCCAAGTTGTATTATTGTGGTAACAGTCCAATATCATCAAGAATTGAATTCAACTTGATAAGAATGTTGATTCATCAAGTTGCTCAGTTTAGCTCATTGAGACTGCCCTATCAACTTGGAAGAAAGTCAAATCTTTTATAGTCTTCTCCCGAATCTGTAACAAACTAACTGCCTTGAAATGTTTCACTTGTCTTGCCAGTTTTCTGCCATTGATTTTCAGTCTTCAATGTCTGTTAGCATTCTATCTCTGAACTAAGTCTAATCATTAGTACATACTCAATCTAACTAGATAAAAGGACTTGAACTACAGTTCGAATTGATATGGAATATCCATTGGTATGCCGACCTAAATGTACTAAACACCTTATCGGATCCGACTCCCCACTTGGTTGGGATCCTTTCTGAACTCGACATGAAGACTGTAGTCTTTATTAGATTGATGAGCTCATGTTCTCACTCTTTTGTGCTCGGTCCTAACCTGAGTGGTTGACCGCAGTCCCGAGCCTTAGAGATAAGCCCTTAATGACATACGCTGACAGTAACGCATGAACCGAGCTCGATGGCTATTGGTCTATCAGATATTTCGTTGCACGTTGGCCTCGAGACCGCCTGGTGCATGAATAACATGTGGCGTGCATGTCGGCCGCCCGGCATTTGTCCCCTCCAAATCTCCTATAAATACCACACTAGATGCTTCTAGGAAAGAGAGAATTTTCCCAATTCTCTTTATAGAATACTTATAAGCTCAGTCGCTCAGGAACCTCCGACCTCTGGTCTTGATTTCCCTAGCAATTATACCACAAGTTACACAATCACATATATGAATACCGGAGAGTATTTACAACATCACAAACGAAAATATTCATTATAGTTAATGAAAAAAAGACCCAATTTGGCAAACAATGCGTTCCTAGTTTTTTTTGTTAGAAGACATTTTTcagattctttattttccatcTTTCTCTTCGatctcttcttttttaaattaattttcggATTACTATTATTCTTACAACCACCACACCACAACACAACCACGCCATCACAACCACCAtgacaccaccaccaccaccactaccacaccaccaccaccaccacaatcACCACCAACACCACAACACAACCACGCCATCACAACCACCAtgacaccaccaccaccaccaccaccacaatcA
It includes:
- the LOC116031707 gene encoding pentatricopeptide repeat-containing protein At5g46100 — protein: MGCKTVIKWPKQITACLVEQLIKAEKDIQKAILIFDAATAEYTNGFRHDNGTFGIIISRLLSANRFKSAEDMLARMKEENCMITEDVFLSMCRAYGRVHKPLDVVRIFQKMKDYDCEPTQKSYITVFSILVNENRLKTAFKFYRYMREKGIPPSTASLNILIKALCKNDKTMDAAFNIFREMPKHGCNPDPYTYGTIINGLCKLGRILEAKELFREMEAKGCLPTVITYTALIHGLCLCNDLDGATGLLEDMKIKLVEPNVFTYSCLMDGLCKSGRSLQAMELLEMMISERKVPNIITYSTLIHGLCREGKLREALEIFDKIKLQGLQPDAGLYWKIISLFCEINKFQEAANYLDEMVLSGVLPNRVTWSLHVKIHNTVVQGLCVGNDPNRAFQLYLSIRTRGISVEAETFELLVDHFCKKGDLHKSARIIEEMVIDGCIPGTGTWTAVLDAFWDRRKAKEATELAFSELMAKLVECKTPSLVEH